Part of the Sandaracinaceae bacterium genome is shown below.
GAATGATAATCGTTCTCGGAGCCACGGCAACCGCGCCGTGTGAGCAGACATCCGACCTCCGTGGGGAAATACCCCTCGCTCGTGGCCCCCCGGCGGATTACACTGGGCGAGGATGTTTCCGGAAAGAGCGGATGTGAGCGAATCCACGTCGCCGGGAGGGCGGGTGGCGAGCGCGGTGGCCGAGGCCGTCGGTGCGTTCGCGGCGCCCAGGATGCGGGCGCGTGTGCTGAGCCTCGCGCTCCGGTGGGCCCGCCGTCCGGACATCCCCGAGTGGGGTCCCGACGTCCGGGAGTTCGTGGAGGGGCCGCTGCTCCGCGCGGCCGAGGAGCTCCTCGGGGTGGATCTCGGCGCCGCCATCCGCGACGAGCTCGCGCCGATGGTGCGCATGATCGACGACGCGGAGCGCTCGGGCGTCCGCAAGAGCGTGCCCGCGCCCCCGGCGATGCCGCGCATGGACTACGCGCCCGCGCCGCCCGTGCTGCCGACGCCTCCACGGCGGGAGCAGCGCAACATGGCGACCGATCCGGCGCCGCGCTCCCTCCCCATCGTGCTGGTGGCGAGCGACGATCCGAGCGCCGTCGAGGCGCTGAGCTCTGCGCTCGCGGGGCACGCCACGATCGAGCCGGTCCGCGACGCGCTGGCCATCATGGAGGGCCTGGGCGGCGCGGACGCCGCGGTGGTGGTGATGGACTGCCGGCGCCCGGTCGTGCGGGTGGAGACCCTGCTCGCCCTCTCACCCGAGCTCCCCGCCGACAGCCGCGTCGTGCTCTGGGGCGAGCCGCGCACCCTCGACCAGTCGCTGAAGATGCTCGGCATCGGCCTGCCGCCCTCGTGGGTGCGCTGCGGGCGCGAGGCGCGCGAGGACGACGTCGCGGCCGTGTGCCGCGTGATCTCCACCTGAGCGCGTGGTAGCCCCCGAGCGCATGTCCGCCCCCGAGCTCGCGCCGCCCTTCCCCGACGTCGACGCCACCGCGGCGGGGCTCGAGGCCGCCGACTACCTCGCCGACCGGGAGACGGCCGTCGTCGCGTGGCTCGCCGGGCAGCTCGGCCGCCCGCTCCTGCTCGAGGGTCCCCCGGGCGTGGGCAAGACCGAGCTCGCGAAGGCGGTCAGCCGCGCGACGGGCCGTCCGCTCCTTCGTTTGCAATGCTACGAGGGGCTCGACGAGGCGAAGGCGCTGTACGAGTGGGAGTACGGCAAGCAGATGCTCTACACCCAGCTCGTCCGGGACTCGGTCGCCCAGACCGTGGCCGGCGCGAAGGACCTCGGCGAGGCGGTCGACCGCGTCGCGGCGCACGAGGCGGCGTTCTTTCACGAGCGCTTCCTCGTCGCGCGACCGCTCCTGGCCGCGCTCCGGAGCGAGACCCCGGTGGTCCTGCTCGTCGACGAGGTCGACCGCTCCGATCCCGAGCTCGAGGCAATGCTGCTCGAGGTCCTGAGCGACTTCACGGTGAGCATCCCCGAGCTCGGCACCCTGCCCGCCAAGAGCCGCCCCTACGTGGTCCTGACGAGCAACGCGACGCGCGAGCTGACCGAGGCCCTGCGTCGCCGCTGCCTGCACCTCGTGCTCGACTTCCCGTCCGAGGCCCGCGAGCTCGCGATCGTGCGGCGCCGCGTCCCCGAGGCCGGCGAGTCTCTGACGAAGCAGCTCGTCGCCTTCGTCCAGTCGGTGCGCCAGCTCGACCTTCGCAAGACGCCGTCGGTGGCCGAGACCCTCGACTGGGCGCGCTCGCTCGTGCTGCTGGGCGCGCCCTCGCTCGATCCGAAGCTCGTGCGCGAGACCCTGGGCGTGCTGCTGAAGCACCGCGAGGACGCGGCAAAGGTCGCCGGGTCGCTCCGCTCGCACCTGCCCTGATCGGCCTCAGTCGGCCATCAACGCTTCGATC
Proteins encoded:
- a CDS encoding MoxR family ATPase, which codes for MSAPELAPPFPDVDATAAGLEAADYLADRETAVVAWLAGQLGRPLLLEGPPGVGKTELAKAVSRATGRPLLRLQCYEGLDEAKALYEWEYGKQMLYTQLVRDSVAQTVAGAKDLGEAVDRVAAHEAAFFHERFLVARPLLAALRSETPVVLLVDEVDRSDPELEAMLLEVLSDFTVSIPELGTLPAKSRPYVVLTSNATRELTEALRRRCLHLVLDFPSEARELAIVRRRVPEAGESLTKQLVAFVQSVRQLDLRKTPSVAETLDWARSLVLLGAPSLDPKLVRETLGVLLKHREDAAKVAGSLRSHLP